The nucleotide window CTTactttttttataattattttataaactttATATATCTTCAGTAGTCTTGTAGTCCTGTCTGTTGTAGAGCAATCCGTTGATCTTCCTGCCTGTGCCAGTCATGTCTTCAAACCCTAGTAGCACAGTTTACATCGGTATGTTCTATATTTCTTTATCAATTTGATTGAATTCCTGCTCAGACATCTAATTGTCGACTGTTGGATGAGATAATTAATTAGGGCTTGTtaattgtctttttttttttgagtatGTTGCAGTCGCAATTCAGTTGGAATGGTTTATTGTTAGGTTAAAGTTGTGATTATATGTAAAACTAGTGAATGCTTTACCTAGGTCTTAATTGGGTTTTAGGTTATTATTAACCGATCCAATCAATTGGTTTCTTGGAAGGTTCCACAAATGTTCAGATTTCTAGTTACTTGGTTAACAACTAGTATAAGTAATATGGATGGAATCCGTTAGCATAAAGCATTTTCTGTTTCATCTGCCAACTGATGTTTAATTTTTATACTCAGGTAACTTGGATGAACGAGTAACTGATAGGGTGTTATACGATATCCTTATTCAAGCTGGGCGGGTGGTTGACTTGCACATTCCCCGTGATAGAGAAACTGATAAACCGAAAGGTTTCGCTTTTGCAGAATATGAAACCAAAGAAATTGCTGATTATGCTGTCAAGCTTTTTTCTGGCCTCGTCACTCTTTACAACCGAACGTTAAGATTTGGAGTAAGCTATCTTTTTTCTCTTGATCTGCTTAGACAAGATACTATAGTGAATAAAATGATTTAGGAGATTTCGCGTTATATGAAAAACTTTTGGTGGATGACTTTTGACAAGTTCGGTCCATTTGGCATGTTtctttttagagttaaatgccattttagttcctgtggtttggccattttgctagtttagtccaaaggtttgaaacgttgccattttagtccaaatagttctcaaatgttgccattttagtccgctgggttaacttcatcgattttttctgttaacgagaagggcaattcggtcattttatatggccgaattgcccttctagttaacaaaattgcatataaaatgaccaaattgcccttcttgttaacagaaaaaatggatgaagttaacccactggactaaaatggcaacgtttcaaactatttggactaaaatggcaacgtttcaaacctttggaccaaactagcaaaatgacccaaatcacagggactaaaatggcattttactcttcttTTTATTATGCCTGTTTGACATATTAGTGAATCCGTTAATAAGTAATCAAGTCAACGTTATTACCTATGTTTGTTATTTACACTTTCAATATTTGAATTATGTAAAAAAAGATTTCTGGGCAAGACAAGGCTGCACCAAACCCGCAGACGTCACCCATGCTTGCGTCAAATTCTTCTTTCAAATCAAGGTTAAACGTAGAGGTTTCTCCAAACTCTTCGTCATATCACACACAAGGTAAAGTGTCTCGTTTCCTCACGTCTTTGTGTATTTACGTTTGGCAGTTTAACCATATGTCAGAATGTGACGGGTTTTGATGAACAATCGTTTTGTTGAAATGTCAGTTTCACCTGGTGCCCCCCAATATTCTAACATACATAGATATCATGGGGATCACAACAATTATGAGCATCGAAGAACTCACGCGGCAACATGGGATGCTACCAACATGTATGATCGTCGCTAAATCCGTTGGTAATTGTGATAACCTTGTTGTTAATTGATGTTTTAGGTATTATCAGGAATGCTTAAATTTTAGGTGTCAGATTTGAAACCGGTTAATTCAGTTGTTAGACCTGTAGTCAGCCAGTGATTAGCTATCAGTGTTAAGGTGATAGCTAAAAGGTTTTAAACTGTGGATCTAATGTTCCTTATCAAGGTTTTTTGGGAGGATATATGTAGGTGTTTGTTTGTGACTTGCTGAGGTTGATGATTGAATTGGTAAAACATATATTGTTGTTTGGTTTTGGACTTGGTTAAATAGACATATATTTTCTAAAAGAGTTTGTTTTTTCATTAAagcttaaatattttatttataaatttaccCTTTGATGTTATACAGCTTCTAAATAACTTATTTTTAGCTAtactattattaacttataatatATATGCTAGTTGATTAATTGATTTCTCTATCTAATTTaattaggaaaaattacaagttttgtcctttatctttataccatttttcaggtggtgtcctttttaacgaatgttgacaggttGTGTcttttactaggtattttgttgaaagtttagtcctttacactcaacccagttaaaaaaactCTGTTAATTGCAACAAacaacagggttttttaactgggttgggtgtaaaggactaaactttcaacaaaatacctagtaaaggacaccgcttgaaaagtggtataaagataaaggacaaaacttgtaatttttccaattTAATTACTTTATTTTCTTTCATTCCTCATTTTCTCTTACAAGATTCTGTGCATGTTTGTTGATTTTTTTGTAACACTTATTTTCAGTAAACTAGCAATTacttaataataataaagccattttttttgtgaatatatatatatatatatatatatatatatatatttaattcgTAGTGTTATGATAAAAAACTAGAGAGTGACATGTGTATTGAACAAAAACGTAAATTCATATGAAGATATATGTATATATGGGTAAGTTTAATACATAATCAATTAAACCGTATAAGCCCTTTGTATGTCATATTATCTGTATACAATGAAAGCTAATGTAAGCACTGGGAGAAAACTTTTTTAATTGAGAAAACCTAAGAAATTCTAACCTTCtgacattttttttgaaaaaaaatcacacatgtttttaaaagttttgagcaaaaaaacaaaaaaaacgtcGAGAGGATatttacaaaaaataaataaacaagttttgcGCAACGCGACTGTAACATGTTACACATGattgtaacatatgttacacaaaaacttgtttatttttttttaataatatggTTGATTGGTTGGCTCAAAACCTTTAAAAACCATGTATATTACACGTGTGGTTTTTTCAAAAGCAAAAAGTGTCGGGAGATTAGAGTTTCGAAGGTTTTCTCAACTAAAAGAGTTTCTTATATATCATTTCCCATGAAAGCTATAATGAGAGGTGGTTAAAAGGGAATGGGATTTTCCAATTGGCGACCGGTGGTGCTAGGACTCTTGTGAAAAATGGAGAGTAGAAGAAATGATAATGGGTAATATATGGCTTTTTAGAAAACACAACTTTATATAATAGGCAGCTCAATCTATCAACACCCACAAAGTTAATTTTGCACCCATATGACGTGGCAAAAGGAACGAGTGAGCACATTCAATACTACAATTTCTGTAGAGTTCAAACCATTATTAACGGTTGTGTATGTTACGCTGCATTCCCACAATGTTCCTATACCTTGACCCTTTCAAATACAGCCGGCCTCGAGGCAACATTGAATGTTGAGTAGATTGTATTAGTTAGTACTCCGAGTACATGCATTGGAAACCATCTGTGTATAAAACTACAACATTGATAATATAATCATTATATTACGTATATATTTGAATTTTATTAACAAACCAATTTAAATGAATTAAACTTTAATTTAAAAATGCAGTAATCCATATGTGAAAGTAGCATCCTAGTTTGAACCAATTTTTTAGAATGCTTTTTACCCAACCTTGCTTATTATGATGCTTTCCATATTGGTcgcaaaaaaataaataaagataaaTTCAACAAAACTATCTATTTGCATTCCATGCTTGCAATGATTTGTGTTCGAGTATCTTGTATCACCAAAACTGAAACAATCATTCAACAGTACTTGAATTAAATAGAAGCCGCACCACCGCATTCTCGACCCCGCTAAGCAACCAAGTTGGGAAAGTCAACAATATCCCCGTGAAATCAAATTGATGGAATCTTGAAGTAGTCAGGATCAAAATGATGCAGTCTCACATAACCGTCTTCGCCTCCACTTGAGAAACTATAttacattaaaaaaaacaaaaatcactACTAAATCGAacataaaccctaaaaaaaatATCAACTAAATGATCCATTTGTGAAGCTCGAACGGAGATGAAAAATGTACCTTTTTCCATCCGGGTTGAATGCCAAAGCATTAATTGGCCCGAAATGTCCTTTAACGCCTCCAATCTCTTCTTGCAGAACCTGAGTGATTTTACATACACCATTAGCTTATAGGTATTATATATAGACTGATGTGAAAAATCAAAACTTGACAAAAGATATTGTTTACCTTGTCATAAAATTTGGCTTCAAACTTCCCCGCACGATGATCGGTTGTGGTAACAGCAGATGCATCCTGGCCACCCCCAAGCACCACCTGAAAAGCAGAGACATAATCTTTATCTTATTAGTTTATGTAAGTTCAAAATACTCTGACATAAGCTTGACcgcaaaattataaaaaaaaaatattatataaaatgAACTTTATTGAAAGTGAATTATCAAACTTACGTGGTTAAGAAGCGGAGACATTGCAACGGCGTTGACTGGACGTTCAGTAACATATGTCTTGATCAATGTCAATGTTCTGCTGTCCCATAGCTAATAATTTTGAAGAAAATGGAGCAATAAGAATGGTGTTTTAATGACTATGAAAACCATACGAAATGAAAAAAATACCTTTGCAGACTTGTCTAGAGACCCTGTGAGAAAATGTGAACAATCAGTTGATTTTGCAAGTGATGTGATTGTCTTCTTGTGGCCAacttctttttcattttcttgcaaCAATTTTCCAGTCTGCCAGTTTATAAAGAAGAAATTAATCGTAGGTTTGATATAAATTGGAATATAAAGAGCGAGACCAGAAATGATGTTAAGATAATGATGGCTGAAATTATTAcagtataaaaaaataaacaaaacagagAAAACTCTCTAACTTCAAAAGGGCCCAAATGAGCACCACCGCCCAGGCTAGTGTCTAACTGTCTACCGCCACTGGCTACCGGTCACCGCCAACATAaccactgccaccaccgccacagaTACGCTACCATGCCATCATCACCGGTCACTGCTAACACCCCCACCGCCATAAGCCACCACCTGCAGATCTCCGTCACTACCGATGCCAGTGCAACCACTGCCATCACTTCCATAACCACTTTGAAGTGAGTGTGATACTTTTACTTTACCATAGATAAACCATAAAAAGAATAATTAGGGTCACCGCCAACGACCCGCTACTCCCACTGCTGCCATCGTTACCGATATGCACCACCATTGTCGCCACCAACCGCCAGAGAAAAACAAATAAAGTAGGTGAACCCATTGTAATAATACTTTCTATAACAACCTGTTTTGAGCCAGACCTAACCGATACACTGTAAGTTGAAATTAAAGCTAAAATCCAAAAACCGTGACAACTTTTGCTTAAAATGTGACATAAAAATTgatttcaaaatgctacaatcT belongs to Helianthus annuus cultivar XRQ/B chromosome 5, HanXRQr2.0-SUNRISE, whole genome shotgun sequence and includes:
- the LOC110941403 gene encoding spliceosome-associated protein 49 translates to MSSNPSSTVYIGNLDERVTDRVLYDILIQAGRVVDLHIPRDRETDKPKGFAFAEYETKEIADYAVKLFSGLVTLYNRTLRFGISGQDKAAPNPQTSPMLASNSSFKSRLNVEVSPNSSSYHTQVSPGAPQYSNIHRYHGDHNNYEHRRTHAATWDATNMYDRR